A region from the Helicoverpa armigera isolate CAAS_96S chromosome 6, ASM3070526v1, whole genome shotgun sequence genome encodes:
- the LOC110376987 gene encoding maltase A1, with the protein MVVQNCGCQSSCGGHKMKTLHIIGITVGVVAVLGVIGGLIAWGVIASQVDTPPPPELIPLDWWQHCTLYQIYPRSFKDTDADGIGDLNGILSEMEHFKESGVDAIWMSPIFESPMIDFGYDISNFYEIHDEYGTIEDFRALLKRAHELGIKVLLDFVPNHASTNSSYFIKSEEGDPRYRDHFIWADGYPDPNNASNRFPPSNWVSQFGGSAWEWSEKRQQFYLHQFAVQQADFNFRNPAVKEEMFNIMRHWLDEGVDGFRVDALPYLMEADPADHGGKYPDDPLSGMAEFESHQLGYTIPLYTKDLIELYDVVYGWRDFIDDYNERHGGDTRVIFSEGYANITMTMLYYGNEQGEIGAHFPFNFDFITDVSAKSNARDFVYTILKWLTYMPYGATANWQFGNHDNNRMPTRFRHDMVDGLNSLNMMLPGTSVTYQGEEIGMRDGYVSWEDTVDVEACNRGDPDTYHLYSRDPARTPFHWNNGTSAGFSTNATTWLPVAEDYKEINLAKQKEDARSHYKVYQALTTLRKEKTLSHGEYDIRALSDSSFYLVRSLRTYDTLVFLFNVGTAPDTIVLDRVPHFKRPATVYVSSIHSSRNAGDVIDTDQLTLQAGEAMILRAPPI; encoded by the exons ATGGTGGTGCAAAACT GTGGTTGCCAGTCTTCGTGTGGTGGTCACAAGATGAAGACGTTGCATATTATCGGAATAACTGTTGGAGTGGTCGCCGTTTTGGGCGTCATTGGAG GTCTAATAGCATGGGGCGTGATAGCCTCCCAGGTGGATACGCCACCACCTCCAGAGCTCATACCCCTGGACTGGTGGCAGCATTGCACGCTCTACCAGATCTACCCACGGTCCTTTAAGGATACTGATGCTGATGGCATTGGAGATTTAAAtg GAATATTAAGCGAAATGGAGCACTTCAAGGAATCTGGAGTGGACGCTATATGGATGTCTCCTATCTTCGAGTCCCCTATGATCGACTTCGGGTACGACATCAGCAATTTCTACGAGATTCACGACGAGTATGGCACCATAGAAGATTTTAGAGCGCTGCTCAAGAGGGCACATGAACTTG GTATCAAAGTGTTGCTGGACTTCGTGCCGAACCACGCGAGCACCAACTCTTCCTACTTCATCAAGTCTGAGGAGGGGGACCCTAGGTACAGGGACCACTTCATCTGGGCTGATGGCTACCCGGACCCTAACAATGCCTCCAATAGGTTCCCGCCTTCTAACTGG GTAAGTCAATTCGGAGGTTCCGCCTGGGAATGGAGCGAAAAACGACAGCAGTTCTACCTCCACCAATTCGCGGTCCAACAAGCTGACTTCAACTTCAGAAACCCTGCCGTCAAAGAGGAGATGTTTAACATCATGAGGCACTGGCTCGATGAAGGAGTCGACGGCTTCAGGGTCGATGCTTTACCTTACTTGATGGAGGCTGATCCTGCCGACCATGGTGGAAAATACCCCGATGACCCATTGAGTGGGATGGCGGAGTTTGAATCCCATCAGCTTGGGTACACCATTCCTCTGTATACGAAGGATCTCATTGAGTTGTATGATGTCGTGTATGGATGGAGAGATTTCATTGATGATTATAATGAACGACATGGAGGTGACACCAG GGTGATCTTCTCAGAAGGGTACGCGAACATTACGATGACGATGCTGTACTATGGCAACGAGCAGGGCGAGATTGGCGCGCACTTCCCCTTCAACTTCGACTTTATCACCGACGTGTCTGCGAAGTCTAACGCCAGGGACTTCGTATACACCATACTCAAGTGGCTGACTTATATGCCTTATGGGGCTACTGCTAACTGGCAA tTCGGCAACCACGACAACAACAGAATGCCGACCCGCTTCCGTCACGACATGGTTGACGGACTAAACTCCCTCAACATGATGCTACCTGGTACTTCAGTCACCTACCAGGGCGAGGAGATTGGCATGAGAGACGGTTATGTCTCTTGGGAAGACACAGTTGACGTAGAAGCGTGCAACCGAGGGGACCCTGACACCTACCACTTGTACTCACGAGACCCTGCAAGAACACCCTTCCATTGGAACAATGGGACCAGTGCTGGCTTCTCCACCAATGCTACCACATGGCTGCCAGTCGCTGAAGATTATAAGGAAATCAATCTGGCTAAACAGAAGGAGGATGCAAGGAGTCATTATAAG GTATACCAAGCCCTAACAACTCTTCGCAAGGAGAAGACGCTCTCCCACGGGGAGTATGACATCAGAGCCCTGTCAGACAGCTCGTTCTACCTGGTCAGAAGCCTGAGGACGTACGACACCCTGGTGTTCCTCTTCAATGTCGGAACAGCCCCCGACACCATCGTATTGGACAGGGTCCCTCATTTCAAGAGACCAGCTACGGTTTATGTTTCTAGTATACATTCAAGCAGGAATGCTGG tGACGTCATCGACACAGACCAGCTGACCTTGCAAGCGGGAGAGGCGATGATCTTACGTGCACCACCAATATAA